From a single Clostridium isatidis genomic region:
- a CDS encoding glycosyltransferase, giving the protein MNKPLVSIIIPVYNGANYLKDAIDSALAQTYPNIEVLVINDGSNDNGLTENIALSYGDKIRYFYKENGGVASALNLAIKNMKGEYFSWLSHDDMYYPNKIERQIQELYKNGDLKSIVYSAYDLLDVNSQVITHVFLKSTYSEEKLTNSVFPVLQGLVSGCSLLIHKSHFERIGLFNTDLITTQDYDLWFRMFRWQKIIYINEPLIIVRIHNDQGSKTISCHNEERCRLHIGFLETLTEDEMISMYGSPYNFYNRMCCYFKGGKMEEAYRYANKKLQEADIPSDISEKILLLKKYIQKISNDKADKLCIFCAGEYGTRLYHELKSRLINVDYFSDNNSKKWGYLFENIYCISPKELERDKEHTLVIVATRTPDGIVNQLLSNGFPYVITKQELDKILIDIPPIKWISSLESIENLDYSSKDILSLINRFNETIFDLCKYYEDRLKDFILKK; this is encoded by the coding sequence ATGAATAAACCATTAGTTTCAATTATTATTCCTGTATATAATGGAGCAAATTACTTAAAAGATGCTATTGATAGTGCATTAGCTCAAACATATCCAAATATTGAGGTGCTTGTTATTAATGATGGTTCAAATGATAATGGGTTGACAGAAAATATAGCTTTATCTTATGGAGATAAAATAAGATACTTTTATAAAGAAAATGGTGGAGTTGCTAGTGCCCTTAATTTAGCAATTAAAAATATGAAGGGTGAATACTTCTCTTGGTTATCACATGATGATATGTATTATCCAAATAAAATTGAAAGACAAATACAAGAGCTATATAAAAATGGAGATCTTAAATCTATTGTTTATAGTGCATATGATTTGTTGGATGTCAATTCTCAAGTTATAACACATGTATTTTTAAAAAGTACTTATTCAGAAGAAAAATTAACTAACTCAGTCTTTCCGGTATTACAAGGATTAGTTAGTGGTTGTAGTTTGCTTATACATAAAAGTCATTTTGAAAGAATTGGACTTTTTAATACTGATTTAATTACTACCCAGGATTATGATTTATGGTTTAGAATGTTCAGATGGCAAAAAATAATTTATATAAATGAACCTTTGATTATAGTAAGAATACATAATGATCAAGGCAGTAAAACAATTTCATGCCATAATGAAGAACGTTGTAGATTGCATATAGGTTTTTTAGAAACTTTAACTGAAGATGAAATGATTTCAATGTATGGAAGTCCCTATAATTTTTATAATAGAATGTGTTGTTATTTTAAAGGAGGAAAAATGGAGGAAGCATATAGATATGCTAATAAAAAACTTCAAGAAGCAGATATTCCTAGTGATATTTCTGAGAAAATTTTATTACTTAAAAAGTATATTCAAAAAATATCTAATGATAAAGCCGATAAATTGTGTATTTTCTGTGCAGGAGAATATGGAACTAGATTATACCATGAATTAAAATCAAGATTAATCAATGTGGATTATTTTTCAGATAATAATTCTAAAAAATGGGGCTATCTTTTTGAGAATATATATTGTATTTCTCCAAAAGAACTTGAAAGGGATAAAGAACATACTTTGGTAATAGTAGCTACACGCACTCCTGATGGAATAGTAAATCAATTATTAAGTAATGGCTTTCCATATGTAATTACAAAGCAAGAATTGGATAAGATTTTAATTGATATACCACCAATTAAATGGATTAGTTCACTTGAAAGTATTGAAAACCTAGATTATTCTTCTAAAGATATATTATCATTAATTAATAGGTTTAATGAAACAATCTTTGATTTATGTAAATATTATGAAGATAGGTTAAAAGATTTTATATTAAAAAAATAA
- the wecB gene encoding non-hydrolyzing UDP-N-acetylglucosamine 2-epimerase, with translation MKKLRLMTIVGTRPEIIRLSEFIKKADKHFEHIFVHTGQNYDYNLNEIFYNDLKLRKPDYYLNVVGKNLGETMGNIIFKSYELMTELKPDALLILGDTNSALSSISAKRLKIPIFHMEAGNRCFDENLPEEINRRIVDHISDVNLPYTEHARRYLLSEGVRKEHIFVTGSPITEVLYSNMNKINSSEILEKLTLKKKEYILLSSHREENIDIEKNFLSLMNSINAMAEKYNMPVIYSVHPRSAALIKKRKFEFHPLVKKLEPFSFTDYNFLQKNAFCVVSDSGTLPEEAAILKFPAVSIRTSTERPESLERGCFIMGGITEEQLLQAVEIATDMAKNENYGSNVSDYLEKDVSSTVIKIIQSYTRIIDKNIWRK, from the coding sequence TTGAAAAAATTAAGATTAATGACAATAGTAGGAACTCGACCTGAAATTATTAGACTTTCTGAATTTATAAAGAAGGCAGATAAGCATTTTGAACATATATTTGTACATACAGGACAAAATTATGATTATAATTTAAATGAAATTTTTTATAATGATTTAAAATTACGAAAACCTGACTATTATTTAAATGTTGTAGGAAAAAATTTAGGCGAAACAATGGGAAATATTATTTTTAAGTCCTATGAATTAATGACAGAGTTAAAGCCAGACGCTTTATTAATATTAGGAGATACAAATTCTGCATTATCTTCTATTTCTGCTAAAAGATTAAAAATACCAATATTTCATATGGAAGCTGGTAATCGCTGTTTTGATGAAAATTTGCCTGAAGAAATTAATCGTAGAATTGTAGACCATATTTCAGATGTAAATCTTCCATATACTGAACATGCAAGACGTTATCTTTTATCCGAAGGAGTAAGAAAAGAGCATATTTTTGTTACTGGGTCTCCAATAACAGAAGTGCTATATTCAAATATGAATAAAATTAATAGTAGTGAAATATTAGAAAAATTAACTTTAAAAAAGAAAGAATATATTCTACTTTCTTCACATAGAGAAGAAAATATAGATATTGAAAAAAATTTTTTAAGTCTAATGAATTCTATAAATGCTATGGCTGAAAAGTATAATATGCCTGTTATATATTCTGTTCATCCACGTAGTGCTGCTTTAATTAAAAAGAGAAAATTTGAATTTCATCCTCTTGTAAAAAAACTTGAGCCATTTTCTTTTACAGATTATAATTTTCTTCAAAAGAATGCTTTTTGTGTAGTATCGGATAGTGGTACTCTTCCTGAAGAGGCTGCTATTTTGAAATTCCCTGCAGTAAGTATAAGAACTTCAACTGAAAGACCAGAATCTTTAGAAAGAGGTTGTTTTATTATGGGGGGAATTACGGAAGAGCAATTATTACAAGCTGTAGAAATAGCTACAGATATGGCTAAAAATGAGAATTATGGTTCGAATGTATCCGATTATTTAGAGAAAGATGTATCTTCAACTGTAATTAAAATTATTCAAAGTTATACTAGAATTATAGATAAAAATATTTGGAGAAAATAA
- a CDS encoding sugar nucleotide-binding protein has translation MEILILGAGGMAGHLMSIYLQEKGHNVVGFSRKPLDYCENIIGDALQKDVIKEAVTYKKFDVVINCLGVLNKNVDNNISEGIFINSYLPHYIVDCLSKTDTKFIHLSTDCVFSGKDGEYNEDSFKDSDTLYGRTKSLGEINDLKNLTIRTSIIGPDMKEEGVGLLNWFLKQNGPVKGFNSVIWTGVSTITLAQAIEAAIEQNITGLYNLVNNQKISKYELLNLFNNYIKREKIEIIKDDTIHCNKSLINNRKDFNFVVPSYEEMLLDTSRWIVDHKELYKHYF, from the coding sequence ATGGAAATATTAATTTTAGGAGCAGGTGGAATGGCTGGCCATCTTATGAGTATTTATCTACAAGAAAAGGGACATAATGTTGTTGGATTTTCTAGAAAGCCATTAGATTATTGTGAAAACATAATAGGTGATGCTTTACAAAAAGATGTTATAAAAGAAGCAGTTACATACAAGAAATTTGATGTTGTGATTAATTGTTTAGGTGTTTTAAATAAGAATGTTGATAACAATATTTCTGAAGGAATTTTTATTAATAGTTATTTGCCACATTATATTGTTGATTGTTTAAGTAAAACTGATACAAAATTTATACATCTTAGTACAGATTGTGTTTTTTCAGGAAAAGATGGTGAATATAATGAAGATAGTTTTAAAGACAGTGATACACTCTATGGAAGGACAAAATCGTTAGGCGAAATTAATGATTTGAAAAATTTAACGATAAGGACATCAATAATTGGTCCTGATATGAAAGAAGAAGGAGTAGGATTATTAAATTGGTTCTTAAAACAAAATGGACCAGTAAAAGGGTTTAACTCTGTGATTTGGACAGGAGTTTCAACAATTACATTAGCTCAAGCTATTGAGGCCGCTATAGAACAGAATATAACTGGACTTTATAATCTTGTTAATAACCAAAAAATTAGTAAATATGAATTGTTAAATTTATTTAATAATTATATAAAAAGGGAAAAGATTGAAATAATAAAGGATGATACAATACACTGTAATAAATCTTTGATAAATAATAGAAAAGATTTTAATTTTGTTGTTCCATCATATGAAGAAATGTTATTGGATACTAGTAGATGGATTGTTGATCATAAGGAATTGTATAAACATTATTTTTAG
- a CDS encoding polysaccharide biosynthesis protein, translated as MFTDKTLLITGGTGSFGNAVLKLFLNTDIKEIRIFSRDEKKQYDMRKKYNNTKIKFYLGDVRDLHSVKYAMCGVDYIFHAAALKQVPSCEFFPMEAVKTNIIGTENVLTAAIEEGVKKVVCLSTDKAAYPINAMGISKAMMERIFIAKSRTIDKTIICGTRYGNVMGSRGSVIPLFIQQIKQGKPITVTNPNMTRFLMSLDDAVKLVMYAFENANAGDIMVQKAPACTIGTLAQAVKEIFNADNEIKYIGTRHGEKLYETLLTKEEAMNTIDLGDFYRIPADNRDLNYTKYFDVGNVEEPEIKEFNSQNTKLLNLEEVKRKLLELDFVQKELEEWKY; from the coding sequence TTGTTTACTGATAAAACTTTATTGATTACAGGAGGAACCGGATCATTTGGAAATGCTGTACTTAAACTCTTTTTAAATACAGATATAAAAGAAATAAGAATTTTTTCTAGGGATGAAAAAAAACAATATGATATGAGAAAAAAATATAATAATACTAAAATTAAATTTTATTTAGGAGATGTAAGAGATTTACATAGTGTAAAATATGCAATGTGTGGTGTTGATTATATCTTTCATGCTGCCGCATTAAAACAGGTACCATCATGCGAATTTTTTCCAATGGAAGCCGTTAAAACAAATATTATAGGAACAGAAAATGTATTAACAGCAGCTATAGAAGAAGGTGTAAAGAAAGTCGTATGTCTTTCTACCGATAAAGCTGCCTACCCTATTAATGCAATGGGAATAAGTAAAGCAATGATGGAACGTATATTTATTGCAAAATCACGTACTATAGATAAAACAATAATTTGTGGGACTAGATATGGAAATGTTATGGGTTCAAGAGGATCTGTAATTCCTTTATTCATTCAACAGATAAAACAAGGAAAACCAATTACAGTTACTAATCCTAACATGACGCGTTTTTTAATGAGTCTTGATGATGCAGTTAAGCTTGTTATGTATGCTTTTGAAAATGCCAATGCTGGGGATATAATGGTTCAAAAAGCACCTGCTTGCACCATTGGAACATTGGCCCAAGCAGTAAAAGAAATTTTTAATGCAGATAATGAAATAAAATATATTGGTACTAGGCATGGCGAAAAACTATATGAAACATTACTTACAAAAGAAGAAGCAATGAATACAATTGATTTAGGGGATTTTTATAGGATTCCTGCAGATAATAGAGATTTGAATTATACAAAGTATTTTGACGTAGGAAATGTTGAGGAACCAGAAATTAAGGAATTTAACTCTCAAAACACAAAATTATTAAATTTAGAGGAAGTAAAAAGAAAACTTTTAGAACTAGATTTTGTACAGAAGGAGTTAGAAGAATGGAAATATTAA
- a CDS encoding glycosyltransferase yields MKKIKVLQFPLTNSCSGVTQYVLQNWKFIDKSKFQFDFATRSKVLDFADEVIAQGCKIHYLSCSSEEDETQFIKEINEILDEDYDVIHLHTSFWKGYLVEKIAMERKCPIVIIHSHSTMIDILDEKKREEYIKIHNYYRENLPLEYGTHFCACSKLAADWLFGEQIPREKIKILKNAIDVDKYSFSQKIRDDYRRKLGIDGNFVLGHVGRFVYQKNHKMLIEIFKEVHKELPNSKLILVGIGPLEDTIRKQVKDYGLENAVMFMGKRDDVPELMQAMDVFLLPSHFEGLGLVLIEAQAAGLKCLTSKNIPGEAKITKDIQILSNDVYEWVNSIIKLKNGYKREKNKCLIEAAGYNLNDQIKIIEKLYSGEDISKYCDDARYD; encoded by the coding sequence ATGAAGAAAATAAAAGTGTTACAATTTCCATTAACCAATTCATGTAGTGGAGTTACTCAATATGTATTACAAAATTGGAAGTTTATAGACAAAAGTAAATTTCAATTTGATTTTGCAACCAGAAGTAAAGTTTTAGATTTTGCAGATGAAGTAATAGCTCAAGGATGTAAAATTCATTATCTATCATGTTCTTCTGAAGAGGATGAAACTCAATTTATTAAAGAGATAAATGAAATTTTAGATGAGGATTATGATGTGATACATTTACATACATCTTTTTGGAAGGGCTATTTAGTAGAAAAAATAGCAATGGAGAGAAAATGCCCTATTGTAATAATTCATTCTCACAGTACAATGATTGATATATTAGATGAAAAAAAAAGAGAAGAATACATAAAAATTCATAATTATTATAGAGAGAATTTACCTTTAGAATATGGAACACATTTTTGTGCTTGTTCTAAATTAGCAGCAGATTGGTTATTTGGGGAACAGATTCCAAGGGAAAAAATAAAGATATTAAAGAATGCTATTGATGTGGATAAATATAGTTTTTCGCAGAAAATTAGAGACGACTATCGTAGGAAATTAGGAATTGATGGAAACTTTGTATTGGGACATGTTGGCAGATTTGTTTATCAAAAAAATCATAAGATGCTAATAGAAATTTTTAAAGAAGTTCATAAAGAGCTTCCAAATTCAAAGTTAATTCTAGTAGGTATTGGACCTTTGGAAGATACTATTAGAAAACAAGTTAAAGACTATGGTCTGGAAAATGCAGTTATGTTTATGGGAAAACGTGATGATGTGCCAGAACTTATGCAAGCTATGGATGTTTTTTTATTACCTTCTCATTTTGAAGGTCTTGGCTTAGTTTTAATTGAAGCCCAAGCAGCAGGATTAAAATGTTTAACAAGTAAAAATATTCCTGGTGAGGCAAAAATAACTAAAGATATACAAATTCTATCAAATGATGTATATGAATGGGTAAATAGTATTATAAAGTTGAAAAATGGATACAAGCGTGAAAAAAACAAATGTTTAATTGAAGCTGCTGGTTATAATTTGAATGATCAGATTAAAATTATAGAGAAGCTATATTCTGGAGAAGATATCTCTAAATATTGTGATGATGCAAGATATGATTGA
- a CDS encoding Gfo/Idh/MocA family oxidoreductase encodes MKKVITYGSFDLFHYGHYNLLKRAKELGDYLIVGITTEQYDEYRGKLNVVDSLMERIENVKKTGFADEIIIEDHVGQKIEDIQKYDIDIFTVGSDWKGKFDFLKQYCEVVYLERTKGVSSTMLRQKNYKIVKLGVIGTGRIANRFVDEVKYVSGTNLEGVYNPNISSAKKFAEKFELNFYTDKIDEFLENIDAVYIASPHNTHYEYILKALKNNKHVLCEKPLVLDSKQAEEVYRIAAQNNLVLMEAIKTAYTPGFIKLLSIAKSGIIGEIKDVEAGFTKLVSGDIRELKVNENGGSVTELASYPLLAIIKLLGLNYTDLRFETFINSDGIDLYTKIYLKYRNSLATAKVGLGVKSEGELIISGTKGYIYVEAPWWKTKHFEVRYEDHENNEKFFYKFAGEGLRYELSNFISMINGNDKKKYRLTAEESISIVKIIENFIKRKNTNIIE; translated from the coding sequence ATGAAAAAAGTAATTACTTATGGCTCCTTTGATCTATTTCATTATGGCCATTATAACTTGTTAAAAAGAGCAAAAGAATTAGGCGATTATCTTATTGTGGGAATTACAACTGAGCAGTATGATGAATATAGAGGGAAATTAAATGTGGTTGATTCGTTGATGGAAAGAATAGAGAATGTTAAAAAAACTGGATTTGCGGATGAAATAATTATAGAAGATCACGTTGGACAAAAGATAGAGGATATTCAAAAATATGATATAGATATTTTTACTGTGGGTTCAGATTGGAAAGGAAAATTTGATTTTTTAAAACAATATTGTGAAGTTGTATATTTAGAAAGAACTAAAGGTGTATCAAGCACAATGCTAAGGCAGAAAAATTATAAAATTGTCAAATTAGGAGTTATAGGAACTGGAAGAATTGCAAATAGATTTGTTGATGAAGTTAAATATGTAAGTGGAACTAACTTAGAGGGAGTTTATAATCCTAATATTAGTAGTGCGAAGAAATTTGCAGAAAAATTTGAGTTGAATTTTTATACTGATAAAATTGATGAATTTTTAGAAAACATTGATGCTGTATATATAGCTTCTCCACATAATACTCATTATGAATACATACTTAAAGCATTAAAAAACAATAAACATGTTCTTTGTGAGAAGCCACTTGTTTTAGATAGTAAACAAGCAGAAGAAGTTTATAGAATTGCTGCCCAAAATAACCTTGTCCTAATGGAAGCAATAAAAACAGCATATACCCCAGGTTTTATAAAGCTATTGTCAATAGCAAAGAGTGGAATTATTGGTGAGATAAAAGATGTAGAAGCAGGTTTTACAAAGTTAGTATCAGGTGATATTAGGGAACTAAAAGTAAATGAAAATGGTGGAAGTGTTACTGAACTGGCAAGTTATCCATTACTTGCAATAATAAAATTATTAGGTTTGAATTATACTGATTTAAGATTTGAAACTTTTATTAATTCAGATGGAATAGACTTATATACTAAAATATATTTAAAATATAGAAATTCTCTTGCTACTGCTAAAGTTGGATTAGGTGTTAAATCAGAAGGGGAGCTTATAATTTCAGGTACCAAGGGATATATTTATGTAGAAGCACCTTGGTGGAAAACAAAACATTTTGAGGTAAGATATGAAGATCATGAAAATAACGAGAAATTCTTCTATAAATTCGCAGGTGAAGGTCTTAGATATGAGTTAAGTAATTTTATTTCAATGATAAATGGAAATGATAAAAAGAAATATAGACTTACTGCGGAAGAATCGATTTCAATAGTAAAAATAATAGAAAATTTTATTAAAAGGAAAAATACAAATATTATAGAATAA
- a CDS encoding glycosyltransferase, whose protein sequence is MNIIQVSNTDLPGRKFNGHDLQLSLNKLGHTTHQLVLEKLGKEESTVKICDNNELFVRSILRKLEYQLSMANLIYPFGKKIVENNLFMNADIVHYHLIHNHFISILDFPKLINLKPSVWTIHDPWVITGHCIHPLECMKWKNGCMNCPKLSDAVYPMQFDKAGELWSIKKEIYKKIDMDIVVPSKFMADYIKNSPLTAHFNNLHIIPFGIDTDCFKKYNKQKSRKYFNIPNENFVIAFRAEDNEIKGTKYVIEMLNKLNSSIPITVITLGSYSLPKDLFKRYNIIELGWQNDNDVIYSFYAASDIFIMPSLAETFGLMSIEAMASGCPVIVFENTVLPEITFAPECGIAVPYKDSDSIVKVVERLIKNPNECRARGEKGKEIVKKYYNYQEYVNKHINLYKEILIRRNVLKGKFL, encoded by the coding sequence ATGAATATAATTCAGGTTAGTAATACTGATTTGCCTGGACGTAAGTTTAATGGTCATGATTTACAACTCTCTTTGAATAAATTAGGACATACAACACACCAATTAGTTTTGGAAAAGCTTGGAAAAGAAGAATCTACAGTTAAGATATGTGATAATAATGAATTATTTGTTAGAAGTATTTTAAGAAAATTAGAGTATCAATTAAGTATGGCTAATTTAATTTATCCATTTGGTAAAAAAATTGTTGAAAATAATTTATTTATGAATGCAGATATTGTACATTATCATTTAATTCATAATCATTTTATATCAATCTTAGATTTTCCTAAATTAATAAATCTAAAACCATCCGTTTGGACGATTCATGATCCTTGGGTTATTACAGGGCATTGCATTCATCCGCTTGAATGCATGAAATGGAAAAATGGATGTATGAATTGTCCTAAATTATCGGATGCAGTTTATCCAATGCAATTTGATAAAGCTGGTGAATTATGGTCTATAAAGAAAGAAATTTATAAAAAAATTGATATGGACATAGTTGTTCCATCTAAATTTATGGCGGATTATATAAAAAACAGTCCATTAACAGCTCATTTTAACAATTTGCATATAATTCCATTTGGAATTGATACTGATTGCTTTAAAAAATATAATAAGCAAAAATCTAGAAAGTATTTTAATATTCCTAATGAGAATTTTGTTATTGCTTTTCGTGCTGAAGATAATGAAATAAAAGGAACAAAGTATGTAATAGAAATGTTAAATAAATTAAATTCTAGCATTCCTATCACCGTTATTACCTTAGGTTCTTACTCCTTACCTAAAGATTTATTTAAGAGGTATAATATAATTGAATTAGGATGGCAAAATGATAATGATGTTATATATTCTTTTTATGCTGCTTCTGATATTTTTATAATGCCTTCATTAGCAGAAACTTTTGGCTTGATGTCAATTGAAGCTATGGCATCGGGATGTCCTGTAATAGTTTTTGAAAATACGGTATTACCTGAGATTACATTTGCTCCTGAATGTGGAATAGCAGTGCCATATAAGGATAGTGATTCCATAGTAAAGGTAGTAGAAAGATTAATAAAAAATCCAAATGAGTGTAGGGCAAGAGGCGAGAAAGGAAAAGAAATTGTTAAAAAGTATTACAATTATCAAGAATATGTAAATAAGCACATAAATCTTTATAAAGAAATTTTAATAAGAAGAAATGTATTGAAAGGAAAATTTTTATGA
- a CDS encoding LicD family protein, producing MIRLQDEELKKLQSIQLEMLIEVDRICKKCNIKYNIIAGTLLGAVRHKGYIPWDDDADVALLRSEYEKFREACETELDTTRFYFQDHRNTTGYRWGYGKLRRKGTVFLREHQEHMPYEQGIFIDIFPLDGVPDNYFFRYLHNLECTIIRKILWSAVGRIADKNKVIRLIYKILYKIPEKFVFNYYHNLIKRSNKKNTKMVRILMFPTPNKKFGYYRKWYEESVNYEFENYTFKGIKDYHEYLSFKFGNYMTLPPEHQRKTHPVSEIKL from the coding sequence ATGATAAGATTGCAAGATGAAGAACTTAAAAAGCTTCAGTCTATTCAGTTAGAAATGTTAATAGAGGTAGATAGAATATGTAAAAAGTGTAATATTAAATATAACATTATTGCTGGTACCCTTTTAGGAGCAGTACGGCATAAAGGTTATATTCCTTGGGATGATGATGCAGATGTTGCATTATTAAGATCAGAATATGAAAAGTTTAGAGAAGCATGTGAAACTGAACTTGATACTACTAGGTTTTATTTTCAAGATCATAGAAATACGACAGGCTACCGTTGGGGGTATGGAAAGCTTAGGAGAAAGGGAACTGTATTTTTGAGAGAACATCAAGAACATATGCCCTATGAACAGGGGATTTTTATTGATATTTTTCCTTTAGATGGAGTTCCTGATAATTATTTTTTTAGATATTTACATAATTTAGAGTGTACAATTATAAGAAAAATACTATGGTCAGCTGTTGGAAGAATAGCAGATAAAAATAAAGTAATACGTTTAATTTATAAAATTCTTTATAAAATTCCAGAAAAATTTGTATTTAATTATTATCATAACTTAATTAAAAGAAGTAATAAAAAAAATACCAAAATGGTAAGAATATTAATGTTTCCTACTCCTAATAAAAAATTCGGATATTATCGTAAATGGTATGAGGAAAGCGTGAATTATGAATTTGAAAATTATACGTTCAAGGGAATAAAAGATTATCATGAATACTTAAGTTTTAAGTTTGGAAATTATATGACCTTACCACCAGAGCACCAAAGGAAAACACATCCTGTTTCTGAAATTAAATTATAG
- a CDS encoding FkbM family methyltransferase: MIIDYKLDEIFLKAKKVYNSLADEKSKKIFSLRILYNLTGDYDYLFDMIELLSEFDTNEVYKLRKFYHMIKKIKEENKSSKLIIYGAGRQGNYLFDIFRNIDWHCFCDKDMQKQKNNFCGLKVISPEELIDKNKNDFVIIGIKNNSKEVYNELISKGFPDKHIINYEINFDLKILFEKQYFDDTFILPEENEIFIDAGSFNCDTSLLFKKWCNENYKKIYAFEPDYLNYLNCKDVIKERKIDRIELYNYGLWSENDTLYFNKEGNSSSSISEEGCEKIHVVSLDNILSEEKISFIKMDIEGAELQGLKGAKNIIVKNRPKLAICIYHKPEDILEIPLYLQSIVPDYKFYIRHYSNHDIETVLYAV; this comes from the coding sequence ATGATAATCGATTATAAGTTGGATGAAATATTTTTAAAAGCTAAAAAAGTATATAATAGTTTAGCTGATGAAAAATCAAAAAAAATATTTTCATTAAGAATTTTGTATAACTTAACTGGTGATTATGATTACTTATTTGATATGATTGAACTTTTATCTGAATTCGATACAAATGAAGTTTATAAATTAAGAAAATTTTATCACATGATTAAGAAAATTAAAGAGGAAAATAAATCTAGTAAACTTATTATTTATGGAGCAGGAAGACAAGGTAATTATTTATTTGATATTTTTAGGAACATAGATTGGCACTGCTTTTGTGATAAGGATATGCAAAAGCAAAAAAATAATTTTTGTGGATTAAAAGTAATATCACCAGAGGAATTAATTGATAAAAATAAAAATGATTTTGTTATTATAGGCATAAAAAATAACTCTAAGGAAGTGTACAATGAATTAATTTCAAAAGGATTTCCTGATAAGCATATTATTAATTATGAGATAAATTTTGATTTGAAAATTTTATTTGAGAAACAATATTTTGATGATACATTTATTTTACCTGAAGAAAACGAAATTTTTATTGATGCAGGTAGTTTTAATTGTGATACATCATTATTATTTAAAAAATGGTGTAATGAAAATTATAAAAAAATATATGCATTTGAACCAGATTATTTAAATTATTTAAACTGCAAGGATGTTATTAAGGAACGAAAAATTGACAGAATAGAACTTTATAACTATGGCTTATGGAGTGAAAATGATACTCTTTATTTTAATAAAGAAGGAAATAGTAGTTCTTCAATTTCAGAAGAAGGTTGTGAAAAAATTCATGTTGTTAGTTTAGATAATATATTATCAGAAGAAAAAATATCTTTTATAAAAATGGATATTGAAGGGGCTGAACTTCAAGGATTAAAAGGTGCAAAAAATATAATAGTAAAAAATAGACCTAAACTTGCAATTTGTATTTATCATAAACCAGAAGATATATTAGAAATTCCTTTATATTTACAAAGTATAGTGCCTGATTATAAGTTTTATATTAGACATTATAGTAATCATGATATTGAAACTGTTTTATACGCTGTATAG